The DNA window GCGCCGTCGGCGCCGGGCCCAGGAAGTCGAGCAGCGGATCCCCCGAGCCCGAGGCCGAGGAATCCCCCAGCGATGCGAAGGGGTCCGCGCCAGGCGCCGGACTCGCTTCGGGCGGCGGAGCACCAAAGTCCGCGAACAAGTCCGCGGCGGGTTTCGCGGCGCGCCCGTGAGCGGAGGAAACCTCCGTGGGTGCCACGGAGGCGGGTCCTCCCAGCTCAGCGAAGAGGTCATCCGCCACGGGGGGCGCGGACGACGCGGGGCGAGGCGCCGTGGCCGGCACGTCCCCAGAGGGAACGGCCGAGGAATCGCGCCGGACGAGTTGCAGGTTCCGGCAGCGGGGACATTGCGCGCGGACACCCTTCGCCGTGATCAACCGATCATCGATGGCGTAGGCAGCCGCGCATTTCTGGCAGACGATGCGCATGACTCAGTGGCGGAAGTGTCGCACTCCCGTCACCACCATGGCCATCCCATGTTCATCGGCGGCGGCGATGACCTCCGCATCCCGAACAGAGCCCCCGGGGTGGATGACGCAGGTCGCCCCGGCCCGGGCCGCCTCGTCCAGGCCGTCCCGGAAGGGGAAGAAGGCGTCCGAGGCCACCGCGCTCCCCTTGAGCACCTCTCCGCCGCGCTGCATCGCGATTCGGACCGAGTCCACCCGGTTCGTCTGTCCGCCGCCCTGCGCCAAGAGCTGGCTCCCCGATGAGAACACGATGGCGTTGCTCTTGACGTGCTTGCAGACCTTCCAGGCAAACCGGAGGGCCCGCTCCTCGTCTGGGGTGGGGGACCGTTTTGACACCACCTTCCAGGAGAGCTCCGGCTCCACCGCGTCGCGGTCCATGAGGAGCAGCCCCCCGGAGACGCTCCGCCCATCCAGCTGGGCTCGGGGCCGGGCGGTCGGCGACGCCAAGGCGGGCCCCGCCTCCAGCAGCCGCAGGTTCTTCTTCGCCGAGAGCACCTGGAGCGCCGCCTGCGAGTACGACGGCGCGATGACCGCCTCCAGGAAGGTCTCCGCCATGGCCTGGGCGGTGAGCTCATCCACCTCGCGGTTGAGCGCCACGATGCCACCGAAGGCGGAGATCTCATCCACCGCCCGCGCCGTGCGGTACGCCTTCACCAGCGCGTCATCCACCGCCACGCCACACGGCGTGTTGTGCTTGATGATGACCGCGGTGGGCCGCTCCGGGAACTCCAGCACCAACCCCAGCGCGGCATCCAGGTCCAGGATGTTGTTGTACGAGAGCTCCTTGCCCTGAAGCACCTTCGCGAAGCCCACCGTCGGCTCCGAGGGCGCCGAGTGCTCGCGATAGAAGGCGCCGCGCTGATGCGGGTTCTCGCCGTAGCGCAGGTCCTGCGCCTTGCGGAACGACAGCGACAGCTCGCCGGGGAAGGGCTCCGCCGCCTGGGCGGACAGCCAGGCGGAGATGGACGCGTCGTAGGCCGCCGTGTGCGCGAACGCCTTGCGCATCAGCTTGCGGCGCGTGGAGTCGCCCACCGCCTTCTGCTGCTCCAGCTCCGCGAGCACCGCGGGATAGTCGTCCGGGTCCACGACGACGGCCACGTGGCGGAAGTTCTTCGCCGAGGCGCGCACCATCGCTGGCCCGCCGATATCAATCTGCTCGATGACCTCCGCTTCCGCGGCGCCCGAGGCCACCGTCTGACGGAAGGGATAGAGGTTCACCGCGACCAGGGAGATGGGCTCGATGCCGTGCGCCTTCATCTCCTCCCGGTCCGCCTCCAGCTCCAGGCGGCCCAGGATGCCGCCATGGATGCGCGGGTGGAGCGTCTTCACGCGGCCGCCGAGTATCTCGGGGCTCTTCGTGTGCTCGGACACCTGCGTGGCGGGGATTCCGGCGCCCTTGAGCGCCTCCAACGTCCCTCCCGTCGACAGCAAGCGGAAGCCCAGGTGAACCAGCCCCTGGGCGAAGGGAACCAGACCTCGCTTATCGGAAACGCTGAGGAGAGCCAGCACGTGTGCGCCTCGGTGTGCGGGAAGCGGCGGTAGTAGCAACCACCCCCTGGGGTGTCAACGCAACACGTCGGCGCGATGTCGGCGGCTGCAAGCCGCCGGTCGCTTCAGGGCTTGCGGGCCGAGACAGGAGGCTCGGCCTCCGTGGCCTCGCGCAGCTTCATCAACCCGCGCGTCTCCACCTGGCGGATGCGCTCACGGGTGAGGTTCATGATCTCCCCCACCTCCTCGAGCGTGATTCCACCCTTCTCCGCCACGTCCAGGGCGCAGGTGTGCTCGAGCTCCCAGATCTCCTTGTCCGGGAAGTTGAGCTTGATGGACCCCGTCTCCGGATTCACGTCCAGATAGAGATTGTGCTTGCAGGAGACGAACTGGCACGGGCGCGGGCCGTTGACGCAGTCGGCTCGGGTGCGCGGGCGCGTGTCATCCATCTGCTTGAGCAGGTCCGCCTCTTCCGGGTCCACCTGCCCGGTCAAACGGCGACGACGCAAATCACGCGCCATCTCCTTGCGCGACATCGTCTTGGACCGTCGGCGCTCCTGCGCCAGGTCCTCTTGCGCCTGGTCTCCGCCCTCCTCCACTTGCTTCACTTCCGACATGTCCCCTCCACGTGAGGCCAGTCTAACCGGGTCCACCGGTTCCAGGGCCGGCATCTTATTGCGAACTCATCGATTCGTCTTCGCGTGCGGTGACTGCGCTGCCCAGCCGGGCCACGTCCCGGACCAGATCCTGCGCTCTTTGCCGCAGCGTTGCCAACTCCGCCTCGAGCGAACGACGGTGCTCTCCCCCGAAGGCGCGTTCTCCCAACTCGTCCCGCAGCCCATCCAATAGACCACCGAGGTCCCGCTCCACCTGGTCGATGTGGTTGCGATGAAACACGAAGGACTTCTTGATGTCCTCCAGGGTGTGCCCCTCCGCCATCATCCGCTTGATGACGTTGATACGGCGCACTGCTTCCACTGGATAGAGACCCAAGCTCCCCTGGTGTTTCCCCTTACGACCAACCCGGCGGCTTCTCGGTAGCAAACCCGCCTGGACGTACTTGCGGAAGGTCGCTTCCGACAGACGCACGCCCCTTGGACGGAAGATTTCCAGGATGGCGCTCGCGGGAAGTCCTCCCGCGTTCTCGCGCTCAATCCGAGCTATCTCCTCGGGGTCCAACAGGTCCATCGGTTCCATTGAATATAAGCTACTCAGAGGAGGACACTGAGTGCCAGAAACGACCCTTCGGTGTCAAGGTAGACCGCTACAGGTCCGTAGCGCCGGGGGGGCGCACGCTTCGTTGGCTGGGCGGGTGAACAGACGCGTCCACGGAGCACGCGCGCGGTGGCGCGGCGCCTCGCGTCAACGACGAGGGTTCTCGGCCTCCAGGAATCGAGACCGTGAGACAGAGCGGGTGTCGGAGACACCCCAGGACGTCACGCGACCTCCAGGGTCTGGAGGTGTCAACGCGTGAACATCAGCAACGGGGTGACGGTGCGCCGAGGCGGCGCGGGGCTCAGCGGCTTCGGGGCGGGCGGAACTCGCGCGTCACCGTGGCACCTTCGGTGATGGTGACTTCGAAGCGCTTGTCGCCCGCGGGGTGATTGAAGAGCAGTTTGTAGGTGCCCGGGGCCAGCTTGTAGGAGGCCCGGCCGGAGACCTCCCCGAGGCGGCGTCCATCCAGGAACACCGTCGCGTACGGCGTGGCCTTCACCACCAGCAGTCCCGTGGGATTCACGGCGGCCTGGCGCGCGGGCTGCTGGGAGGCGCCCTCCTCGCCGGACTTCGGGGGCGTGGCGAGCACCGACTCGCGCTTCAGCCCTTCCACCTCGGCCTCGGAATCGGCGGCGTCCTGCGCGGGAGCCGTCGCTGACGCCGCCACGAGCTCCGGAGACTTCGCGCCAACGGCGGGGACTGTCGTGTTCTGGACATTGCCGCCACCGGCCACCCGCGGACCCGCCGCGGGCTCGGCATTCGCCTGGGGCGGGGTCGCCCGAGGCTGCCCCTCCGCCGAGAGCCGGGACGCGGGCAGCGGCTTGGGGCCGGAGTCAAAGCGATGCACCACGAAGGCCCCGCCGACGAGCGCCACGCCCAGGCCCACGGCCAGCGCCAGCACCCACGGCTTGCTCCAGACCGAGCCAGCAGCGGCGCCCTCCGATGAAGCGGAACCGGTGGCGACAGGGACCGAGCGGTCAGCCCGTGCCTCCTCGTCGTCCGCTGGCACGAGCGAGGAGGACTCGGCCTCCACCGAGTCCCGCGCCGCCAGGCCCGAGGATGACTCGCTCGTCGAGCCCCCCAGACGTCGCGACTGGCTCTTGGTGCGCCCGACCTTCGTCGGCTCGGCCTGACGCTCGGCCTCGTCAACAAGCGCGGGCTCGGACACGACCGCGACTCCACCCGGCCGACTTTGCGTCCGGGGCGGGACTCGCACGGAGCCCTCGAGCGAGGCCCCCTCCGGCTGCACCGTCGCGTCAGCCGCGGCGCTCGTGCGCCCCACGGGCGACGACGGAATCGCGGGCAGCGGCATCCTCGGCGTCGCCATGGGCACGGGCCGTGCCGGCCCCTCGACTTCCTCCCCCCGGCGCGGCAGCACGAAGGTGTCCGCGTCCACGTCCTCGTCCGGCGAGGCAGGCTCCCGTGCCTGCGTCCGCCCCGGCTTGAGCACCGCCGTGGGCTCCCTGCGCGACGGAGACGGCGCGGAGTCCTGGCCCTCGGGCGCGGGCGCATCACCGAGCACGTGCGTGCGCTCCTGAATCGCGGGCAACGCCTGCGTCGGGCTCACGGGGAACAGCCGCCGCATGAACGCGCCCAGGTCCGTTTCATCCACGGACGTCGCGTGCTCCAGCACACACTGCGCCAGGGCGCGCTCCATCTCGCCCGCCGTCTGGAAGCGGGCCGAAGGGTCTCGCTCCAGCGCGCGCATCACCACCGCGTCCAGCGCCTCGGGCACCTCCGGGTTGAGCCGGGCCGGGGGCGGAATCACGCTGTGCTGCACCGCGCGCAGCACCGCCAGCTCCGACTCACCGTCGAACAGCCGCCCGCCCGTCAGCAGCTCCCACAGCACGATGCCCAGGGCGAAGAGGTCCGTGCGCGAGTCCACATCCTCGCCCCGCGCCTGCTCTGGGGACATGTACGCGAACTTGCCCTTGAGTACGCCGGGCTGCGTGAGCTTCTTGCCCGCCTTCGCGATGCCGAAGTCCGTCAGCTTCACCGCGCCGTCATGCGACAGCAGCACGTTCTGCGGCGTGACGTCGCGGTGCACCAGGTCCAACGGATGCCCGTCCACCTTCAGCCGGTGGGCGTAGTGCAGTCCCCGGGCGACCTCCGCGCCAATGTGCGCCACCAGCATCGGCGGCACCGGGTCCATCATCTCCTTGCAGCGCTTGCGCAGCTCCCACAGCGAGCAGCCGCGCACGTACTCCATCGCCAGGTAGTACGTGTCCTCGTGCTGGTCGAAGTCGAAGATCTGCACCACGTTCGCATGGTTCAGCCGCGAGACGAGGCGCGCCTCCGCGATGAACATCCCCACGAACTCCGGGTCGCTCGCGAGGAACGAGCGCACCCGCTTGATGACGACCTCCTTCTCGAACCCGGCGGCGCCCTGGGCGGTGCAGAGATAGATCTCCGCCATCCCGCCCTCCGCGAGCTTGCGGCGGACGACGTACTTGCCGATCTGCATGCCGGCGACGAGCGTCACGAGAGCGTCCCAACCATGTGCTTATTCCAGCTTCACGCTCACCACGTTGAGCTCGATGGGCTTGACCTCGATACGCCGACTGACCGTCTTCTTGAGGTCCGGATTGAAGAACTTGCAGTCGTAGGTGCCCAGCCGCAGTTCGACCTCTTCGAACGGCGTCTCCCCCAGCTTCTTGCCTCCACACGTGACTTCAGCCCAGGGGCGCACCGCGAAGCGCACCTTCGCCGTGCGTGACTCCACCCGGGCTTCCGGCCTCGGCGCTCGGACGGTCGGCGGCGCGCGCTGCTCCTCCGGCTGCAACGTGAAGCGCTCCACCTGCTCCGGCCCCGAGCCCACCGTCACCGTGCGCTCGCCTGGCCGGTACTTCTCGGCCTCCACCCGGACCGCCAGCGCCACGCCCGGCGCGACCTCCAGCACCACCGGCGCCGCGCCTCGCTGCTGACCATCCACGATGACCACCGCTCGGGACGGCTCCGCGTCCACGCGCAACCGGACCTTCACCGCGGGCGCGGTCTCCGTGGGCGGCGCGGGGGGCTGAGACACCTCCGAGGCCGTGGCCTCCGGGGCGGGCGCCCGCTGCACCACCGGCACCAGCCTCAACACCCCCAGCGGCACTGGACCGGAGTTCTTGATCTCCAGCTCCGTCCGCAGCTCCTGGTAGCCCTCCCGGTAGAGCACGAGCGAGTAGCGCCCCTCGGGCATCTCCGGCAGCGTCAGCGGCGTGCGCGCCGGCATCTCCTGCCCGTCGAACACCACGCGCGCGCCAGCCGGAACGGTCTCCACCCTCGCCGGCGCCAGCACCACGGGCTCCGGCTTCAGCCAGGCCCACAACAGCACCAGCACCACGACGCCCAGACCCACCGCGGGAATCCACCACCCCAATCGGGACGGGGGCGGAGGCGTCTCCACCGGACGCGCGACGCCTGGCTTCTTGCGACCGGGGCGCGACATGCCCAGCGACAGCGTGGGCGCGTCCTCCTCCATGTCGTCGTCCACCTGCGGCAGCGGCAGCGCCACCCGCGACGGCCTCGGAAGTGGCCCCGCCAGCTCCGGCATCGCGAGCGTCGGCGCGTCCTCTTCCACGTGATGGACCATGGGCACCGGCCGCGTCGAGGCCCGGACCTCCGCCGGCTTCGGCTCGGTCGCGGCCTTCACGTCCGTCAGCGTCGCGCGGGAAGCGGCGCGTCCATCCACCGTCGGCGCGTCCTCCTCCACCCGAGGCTGCGCCGGCACCGCGCCCATCCCCGAGCGAGACGTCTTGTCCGGCGCGACCGGCTCCACCGCCTTGCGCTGGCCCGACAGCCGAGCCCCCGGCGACGACAGCTCGATGCGTCCCGTCTTGCCCGTGCCGCGCGGACGCAGCGCCGCCGTCTCACCCTCGGACGTGCCGCTGGTGCGCGGCAGCGCGGGCCGCAACCCGGTGCGCCGCGCGCCCGCCTCCTGCCGTCCCGAACCCGACGCGGAGTCGGGGGAATCTTCCGAGGGCAGCTCGCCCGAGCGGGCCTCGGAGGCCAGCCGCTCCGCGTAGATCTCCTTCATGTACGCGGCGACATGCGCCGTGGACGACGGCAGCCGGCGCTCGCTCAGCCACTCCTCCAGCGCGAGCTGCAGATGCACGGCCTCCTGGTAGCGGGCCGCCGGGTCCTTCGCCAACGCCTTGAGCACGATGGCGTCCAGGTCCTGCGGCACCCGCGAGGACACCTGCGACGGCGGCGCCACCTTGCACTCGGCCACCGCCGCGAGCGTCTGGATGTCGCTGCCCCGCTTGAACAACCGCGTGCTCGTGAGCAACTCGTACAGCACCACGCCCAACGCGAAGATGTCCGCGCGGCAGTCCACCCGCTGCCCTGCCGCCTGCTCCGGCGACATGTACGAATACTTGCCCTTCAGCACGCCCGAACGCGTCACCGTGGCCTGGTCCGCCGCCTTGGCGATACCGAAGTCCACCACCTTCACCCCACCCTCGAACGTCACGAGGATGTTCTGCGGCGACACGTCGCGGTGGACGATGCCCAGGGGCTTTCCCGTCGTCGGGTCCGTGCGCTTGTGCGCGTAGTCCAGGCCCGCGCAGGCCTCGATGAGGATGCGGCACACCAGCGGCACCGGCACCGGCTGCGCCATGGCCTCCGACTGCTTCCACACCCGGCGCATGTCCTCGCCGTGGATGTACTCCATGGCGATGAAGAACGAGTCGTCCTGCGCGCCCAGGTCGAAAATCTGCACGACGTTGGCGTGATTGAGCCGCGCCGCGATGCGCGCCTCGTCCAGGAACATCTTGACGAAGTCGTCGTTCTCCGCGAGGTGCGGGAGGATTCGCTTCACCACCACCAGCTTCTCGAAGCCCTCCGGGCCCGGCTGGCGCGCGAGGTACAACTGCGCCATCCCGCCCATGGCGAGCCGCTTCAGGAGCTGGTACCTGCCATACGTTTCAATGGTCACGGCGACCCGACCGCTCCCCACGGGGAAATTCCACGGCCCGTGGCCTGCTGGAATCCGGGCGCGGCGAAGCCCCGAGCGTAAGCCCACACGCCAGGGGGGTCAAACCCTTGTGGAGCCCCTGAAACCGGTTCGCCTCCAGGGGCGCTACCGGCGAGCGGCGCGGACCTCTCGGGTCTCCCTCATCAGCGCCTCCAGCTCGTCCAGGTGCCGCTTGAGCACCGGCATCAGCACCGGCGCCCGGTCCACCCGATCGAACAGGTCCAGGACGCGATCCACCTTACGCTCGATTTCCTGGGCTCGGGCTGGAGTAATCCGGCGGAGCAGCAGGTCCGCGCCAGCCTCCATCAGCGCGCGGGCCACGGCATCCCGGGAGGCGAGCGGCTCTTCCTTGCGGCGGCCCTCGCCCTGGATGACCCGGAGGCCTTGAGCGCGTGCTCGCGAGGAGCCACCCGCGCTCGTCGTCGTCGTTCCTTCGGAGTCTGGGGACATCACCGGGTGCCTCCTCGGCGGGAGCGGGTACGACCTCAGGGTACACACCGTGAGGAGCCCTCCAATTTTCTGGTCATCCGCACAGGCGGAAGCAGACCTGTAGCACCCGGGGCCGACATGAACGTCGAGGGCCGGATGAAGGGCCCTTCGACTGGCTCACATCCGAGGCCCTCTCCCCCCACTCACTGGGCGGCGCAGGAGCGCCGGTAGGTGATGGCCACCTTGGCCCCCGGTGCGGGGACGTTGGTGAAGATGACGGTGTTGGTGGGCGCGTCGTAGCGCCACCCCACCGCCGGCTGGCCGTTCACCGTCACCGTCACCGTGCCCGGCTCCGGCGCATCGCTCAGGGGGAAGCGGTCCTGCGCGGAGAAGGCCTTGTTGGCCACCGCCGTCAGCAGCGGGCCGTAGTTGGCCGCGCACACGTTCATCACCTCGCCGCCCGTGCGCACCGTGGCCTCCGCGTAGCGCGTCCCCGCGCCACCCGCCGTGGCACATGCCGCCGCCGTGGGAGCGATGGCGTAGAACGTGGCGCGCTGCGGTTGGTTCTGCCCCTTGAGCTGCTGGGCCCACTGCACGTAGGTGTCCACCGCGTCGGGCGAGTGGTCGTCCTCGTCGCCGATGAAGACGACCACGAGCGCGGCCGAGTCCCGCAGGAACTTCAGGTTGCCGTCGCGGGGCATGGCCGTGCGCGGGTCATCCGCGTTGTTCACCAAGGGCGGCGACAGCGCGCGGCGCATGGCCTCGAAGCCCTGCTCCACGTGCGCGCACTGCCCCACCTGCACGTTCTGCTGGAGC is part of the Myxococcus landrumus genome and encodes:
- a CDS encoding sigma factor-like helix-turn-helix DNA-binding protein — encoded protein: MSEVKQVEEGGDQAQEDLAQERRRSKTMSRKEMARDLRRRRLTGQVDPEEADLLKQMDDTRPRTRADCVNGPRPCQFVSCKHNLYLDVNPETGSIKLNFPDKEIWELEHTCALDVAEKGGITLEEVGEIMNLTRERIRQVETRGLMKLREATEAEPPVSARKP
- a CDS encoding serine/threonine protein kinase, whose protein sequence is MTLVAGMQIGKYVVRRKLAEGGMAEIYLCTAQGAAGFEKEVVIKRVRSFLASDPEFVGMFIAEARLVSRLNHANVVQIFDFDQHEDTYYLAMEYVRGCSLWELRKRCKEMMDPVPPMLVAHIGAEVARGLHYAHRLKVDGHPLDLVHRDVTPQNVLLSHDGAVKLTDFGIAKAGKKLTQPGVLKGKFAYMSPEQARGEDVDSRTDLFALGIVLWELLTGGRLFDGESELAVLRAVQHSVIPPPARLNPEVPEALDAVVMRALERDPSARFQTAGEMERALAQCVLEHATSVDETDLGAFMRRLFPVSPTQALPAIQERTHVLGDAPAPEGQDSAPSPSRREPTAVLKPGRTQAREPASPDEDVDADTFVLPRRGEEVEGPARPVPMATPRMPLPAIPSSPVGRTSAAADATVQPEGASLEGSVRVPPRTQSRPGGVAVVSEPALVDEAERQAEPTKVGRTKSQSRRLGGSTSESSSGLAARDSVEAESSSLVPADDEEARADRSVPVATGSASSEGAAAGSVWSKPWVLALAVGLGVALVGGAFVVHRFDSGPKPLPASRLSAEGQPRATPPQANAEPAAGPRVAGGGNVQNTTVPAVGAKSPELVAASATAPAQDAADSEAEVEGLKRESVLATPPKSGEEGASQQPARQAAVNPTGLLVVKATPYATVFLDGRRLGEVSGRASYKLAPGTYKLLFNHPAGDKRFEVTITEGATVTREFRPPRSR
- a CDS encoding serine/threonine-protein kinase; protein product: MTIETYGRYQLLKRLAMGGMAQLYLARQPGPEGFEKLVVVKRILPHLAENDDFVKMFLDEARIAARLNHANVVQIFDLGAQDDSFFIAMEYIHGEDMRRVWKQSEAMAQPVPVPLVCRILIEACAGLDYAHKRTDPTTGKPLGIVHRDVSPQNILVTFEGGVKVVDFGIAKAADQATVTRSGVLKGKYSYMSPEQAAGQRVDCRADIFALGVVLYELLTSTRLFKRGSDIQTLAAVAECKVAPPSQVSSRVPQDLDAIVLKALAKDPAARYQEAVHLQLALEEWLSERRLPSSTAHVAAYMKEIYAERLASEARSGELPSEDSPDSASGSGRQEAGARRTGLRPALPRTSGTSEGETAALRPRGTGKTGRIELSSPGARLSGQRKAVEPVAPDKTSRSGMGAVPAQPRVEEDAPTVDGRAASRATLTDVKAATEPKPAEVRASTRPVPMVHHVEEDAPTLAMPELAGPLPRPSRVALPLPQVDDDMEEDAPTLSLGMSRPGRKKPGVARPVETPPPPSRLGWWIPAVGLGVVVLVLLWAWLKPEPVVLAPARVETVPAGARVVFDGQEMPARTPLTLPEMPEGRYSLVLYREGYQELRTELEIKNSGPVPLGVLRLVPVVQRAPAPEATASEVSQPPAPPTETAPAVKVRLRVDAEPSRAVVIVDGQQRGAAPVVLEVAPGVALAVRVEAEKYRPGERTVTVGSGPEQVERFTLQPEEQRAPPTVRAPRPEARVESRTAKVRFAVRPWAEVTCGGKKLGETPFEEVELRLGTYDCKFFNPDLKKTVSRRIEVKPIELNVVSVKLE
- the purH gene encoding bifunctional phosphoribosylaminoimidazolecarboxamide formyltransferase/IMP cyclohydrolase, which codes for MLALLSVSDKRGLVPFAQGLVHLGFRLLSTGGTLEALKGAGIPATQVSEHTKSPEILGGRVKTLHPRIHGGILGRLELEADREEMKAHGIEPISLVAVNLYPFRQTVASGAAEAEVIEQIDIGGPAMVRASAKNFRHVAVVVDPDDYPAVLAELEQQKAVGDSTRRKLMRKAFAHTAAYDASISAWLSAQAAEPFPGELSLSFRKAQDLRYGENPHQRGAFYREHSAPSEPTVGFAKVLQGKELSYNNILDLDAALGLVLEFPERPTAVIIKHNTPCGVAVDDALVKAYRTARAVDEISAFGGIVALNREVDELTAQAMAETFLEAVIAPSYSQAALQVLSAKKNLRLLEAGPALASPTARPRAQLDGRSVSGGLLLMDRDAVEPELSWKVVSKRSPTPDEERALRFAWKVCKHVKSNAIVFSSGSQLLAQGGGQTNRVDSVRIAMQRGGEVLKGSAVASDAFFPFRDGLDEAARAGATCVIHPGGSVRDAEVIAAADEHGMAMVVTGVRHFRH
- a CDS encoding MerR family transcriptional regulator translates to MEPMDLLDPEEIARIERENAGGLPASAILEIFRPRGVRLSEATFRKYVQAGLLPRSRRVGRKGKHQGSLGLYPVEAVRRINVIKRMMAEGHTLEDIKKSFVFHRNHIDQVERDLGGLLDGLRDELGERAFGGEHRRSLEAELATLRQRAQDLVRDVARLGSAVTAREDESMSSQ